The following are encoded together in the Geobacter sulfurreducens PCA genome:
- the katG gene encoding catalase/peroxidase HPI gives MSADNESRTGRRAAGGGTSNRQWWPNQLNLHILHQHSALSNPMGGDFNYADEFRKLDLAAVKKDLHALMTDSQEWWPADWGHYGGLFIRMAWHSAGTYRMGDGRGGAGSGSQRLAPLNSWPDNVNLDKARRLLWPIKQKYGRKISWADLMILAGNCALESMGFRIFGFGGGRVDVWEPEEDIYWGSEDTWLGDKRYSGDRDLENPLAAVQMGLIYVNPEGPNGEPDPVASGRDVRETFARMAMNDEETVALVAGGHTFGKCHGAGPATHVGPEPEAAPLEDQGLGWKSTFRSGKGGDAIGSGLEGAWKPNPTTWDMGYLKVLFKYEWELVKSPAGANQWLAKDVADEDMVVDAHDPSKKRRPMMTTADLSLRFDPIYEPIARRYLANPEEFADAFARAWFKLTHRDMGPRSRYLGPDVPAEELIWQDPVPAVTHQLIDRQDIAALKGTILASGLSIADLVATAWASASTFRGSDKRGGANGARIRLAPQKDWAVNQPARLATVLQALEGIRQEFNNAQSGGKQVSLADLIVLGGCAAVEQAAKKAGHDVTVPFTPGRADASQEHTDAASFTVLEPVADGFRNYQKAKYAVTAEELLIDRAQLLTLTAPEMTVLIGGMRVLNANYGQSKHGVFTRQPETLTNDFFVNLLDMGTVWQPTAADKDLFEGRDRVSGELKWTGTRVDLIFGSNSQLRAVAEVYGCADSQEKFLNDFVAAWNKVMNLDRFDLA, from the coding sequence AGCCGGAGGCGGCACGTCGAACCGCCAGTGGTGGCCGAACCAGTTGAACCTTCACATCCTCCACCAGCACTCCGCCCTGAGCAACCCCATGGGCGGGGATTTCAACTACGCGGACGAATTCAGGAAGCTCGACCTGGCCGCCGTGAAGAAGGACCTCCATGCGCTGATGACCGACTCCCAGGAGTGGTGGCCGGCCGACTGGGGCCACTACGGGGGGCTCTTCATCCGGATGGCGTGGCACAGCGCGGGAACCTACCGCATGGGCGACGGCCGGGGCGGGGCAGGCTCCGGCTCCCAGCGCCTGGCCCCCCTCAACAGCTGGCCGGACAACGTCAACCTCGACAAGGCGCGGCGCCTGCTCTGGCCCATCAAGCAGAAATACGGCAGGAAGATCTCCTGGGCCGACCTGATGATCCTGGCCGGCAACTGCGCCCTGGAGTCCATGGGGTTCAGGATCTTCGGCTTCGGCGGCGGCCGCGTGGATGTCTGGGAGCCGGAAGAGGACATCTACTGGGGCAGCGAGGACACCTGGCTCGGCGACAAGCGCTACTCCGGCGACCGGGACCTCGAAAATCCCCTGGCCGCCGTGCAGATGGGCCTGATCTACGTGAACCCGGAGGGGCCCAACGGCGAGCCCGACCCGGTCGCGTCCGGCCGCGACGTCCGCGAGACCTTCGCCCGCATGGCCATGAACGACGAAGAGACCGTCGCCCTTGTCGCGGGCGGCCACACCTTCGGCAAGTGCCATGGCGCCGGCCCGGCGACCCATGTGGGCCCCGAACCGGAAGCCGCGCCCCTCGAAGATCAGGGGCTCGGCTGGAAGAGCACCTTCCGCAGCGGCAAGGGGGGCGACGCCATCGGCAGCGGCCTGGAAGGCGCCTGGAAGCCGAATCCGACCACCTGGGACATGGGCTACCTGAAGGTGCTGTTCAAGTACGAGTGGGAACTGGTCAAGAGCCCGGCCGGCGCCAATCAGTGGCTGGCCAAGGACGTGGCCGACGAGGACATGGTGGTCGACGCGCACGACCCGTCGAAAAAGCGGCGGCCCATGATGACCACGGCTGACCTCTCCCTGCGCTTCGACCCGATCTACGAGCCCATTGCCCGGCGCTACCTGGCGAACCCCGAGGAATTCGCGGACGCCTTTGCCCGGGCCTGGTTCAAGCTGACCCACCGCGACATGGGGCCCCGCTCGCGCTACCTCGGCCCGGACGTGCCCGCGGAAGAACTCATCTGGCAGGACCCGGTCCCGGCGGTCACTCACCAGCTGATCGACCGACAGGACATCGCCGCCCTCAAGGGCACGATCCTGGCGTCCGGCCTGTCCATCGCCGACCTGGTCGCCACGGCCTGGGCCTCGGCATCCACCTTCCGCGGCTCGGACAAGCGCGGCGGAGCCAACGGCGCGCGCATTCGCCTCGCCCCCCAGAAGGATTGGGCGGTCAACCAGCCGGCCCGGCTCGCGACCGTGCTCCAGGCCCTCGAAGGAATCCGGCAGGAGTTCAACAACGCTCAGTCGGGCGGCAAGCAGGTCTCGCTGGCCGACCTGATCGTGCTGGGCGGCTGCGCGGCGGTCGAACAGGCCGCGAAGAAAGCCGGCCACGATGTGACCGTCCCCTTCACCCCGGGCCGCGCCGATGCGTCCCAGGAGCACACCGATGCCGCGTCCTTCACCGTCCTGGAGCCAGTGGCGGACGGGTTCCGCAACTACCAGAAAGCCAAATATGCCGTAACCGCCGAGGAACTGCTGATCGACCGGGCCCAGCTACTGACCCTGACCGCCCCCGAGATGACCGTGCTCATTGGCGGCATGCGCGTCCTGAACGCCAATTACGGCCAGTCCAAGCACGGCGTCTTTACCAGGCAGCCGGAAACGCTCACCAATGACTTCTTCGTGAACCTGCTCGACATGGGCACCGTGTGGCAGCCCACCGCGGCAGACAAGGACCTGTTCGAGGGCCGCGACCGCGTGAGCGGGGAACTCAAATGGACCGGCACCCGGGTCGATCTCATCTTCGGCTCGAACTCCCAGCTCCGGGCCGTGGCGGAGGTCTACGGCTGCGCGGACTCCCAGGAGAAGTTTCTGAATGACTTTGTGGCCGCGTGGAACAAAGTGATGAACCTCGACCGCTTCGACCTGGCCTGA
- the hypD gene encoding trans-4-hydroxy-L-proline dehydratase produces MTERTRELRRRSLEARPAISAERALLLTEFYRENEGKYSVPVMRALSFLHICRHKTIWIGEGELVVGERGPEPKAVPTYPELTCHSLEDLRILDSRPLTSYAVSAECLAAYEETVIPYWRGRSLRDKMFGELAPEWHEAYAAGIFTEFMEQRAPGHTVLDEKPFRRGLLDFKADIAREIGRLDFVQDGAAWEKREQLRAMAISCDAAILFAERHAGLADEMAARETDPHRKRELERIAEVCRHVPAHAPRDFHEALQAYWFCHLAIITELNGWDAMSPGHLDQHLLPFYEQGLAHGSLSRDAARELLECFFVKFNNHPAPPKVGVTAAESGTYTDFANINLGGLLPDGSDGSNEVSHLLLDIIDEMHLLQPSSNIQLSRKSPDAFLSHALRVIRNGYGFPSIFNADSVVEEQLRQGKSLVDARAGGCSGCVEVGAFGKEAYILTGYFNLVKLLELALHNGVDPRTGRQLGPASGDPSGFASFDDLYAAFEAQLRHFIEIKMAGNQLIEQIYCRLMPAPFLSVLIDDCIATGRDYNAGGARYNNTFIQGVGIGSITDSLSAIKALVYDSGHIALPDLVAALDADFAGQEPLRQRLLNRTSKYGNDDDYADDLMRRVFESFFRTVDGRPNSKGGQYRIEMLPTTCHVYFGSVTGATPDGRRAGTPLSEGISPVQGADRSGPTAVIKSAGKMDHIRTGGTLLNMKFAPSLVEGEQGISTMASLVRSYFRMDGHHVQFNVVRADTLRAAQADPDAHRDLIVRVAGYSDYFCDLSRELQDEIITRTEHDSL; encoded by the coding sequence ATGACCGAGCGCACACGGGAACTGCGCCGCAGGAGCCTGGAGGCACGCCCCGCCATTTCCGCCGAACGGGCGCTGCTGCTGACCGAATTTTACCGGGAAAACGAGGGGAAATACTCGGTGCCGGTGATGCGCGCCCTGTCGTTCCTCCATATCTGCCGTCATAAGACCATCTGGATCGGGGAGGGCGAACTGGTCGTGGGCGAGCGGGGTCCTGAACCCAAGGCGGTCCCCACCTATCCCGAACTGACCTGTCACAGCCTGGAAGACCTGCGTATTCTCGATTCGCGTCCCCTGACGAGCTATGCCGTTTCCGCCGAGTGCCTCGCCGCCTACGAGGAAACGGTGATCCCCTACTGGCGGGGGCGCTCCCTGCGGGACAAGATGTTCGGCGAACTGGCCCCGGAATGGCACGAGGCGTACGCCGCAGGCATCTTCACCGAATTCATGGAACAGCGCGCCCCGGGTCACACGGTCCTGGACGAGAAGCCCTTCCGGCGCGGCCTGCTGGATTTCAAGGCCGACATTGCCCGGGAGATCGGGCGGCTCGACTTCGTGCAGGACGGCGCGGCCTGGGAGAAGCGCGAGCAGCTCAGGGCCATGGCCATTTCCTGCGACGCGGCCATCCTCTTTGCCGAGCGGCATGCCGGCCTGGCCGACGAGATGGCGGCGCGGGAGACGGATCCGCACCGGAAGCGGGAACTTGAGCGCATCGCCGAGGTCTGCCGCCATGTGCCGGCCCATGCGCCGCGCGACTTCCACGAAGCGCTCCAGGCCTACTGGTTCTGCCACCTGGCAATCATCACCGAGCTGAACGGGTGGGACGCCATGAGCCCCGGCCACCTGGACCAGCACCTGCTGCCGTTCTACGAGCAGGGTCTGGCCCACGGCTCCCTGTCGCGGGATGCGGCGCGGGAGCTGCTGGAATGCTTCTTCGTCAAGTTCAACAACCACCCGGCCCCCCCCAAGGTGGGAGTCACCGCCGCCGAGAGCGGCACCTACACCGATTTCGCCAACATCAACCTGGGCGGTCTGCTGCCCGACGGTTCCGACGGCTCCAACGAGGTGTCCCACCTCCTGCTCGACATCATCGACGAGATGCACCTGCTCCAGCCCAGCAGCAACATCCAGCTCTCCCGCAAGTCTCCCGACGCCTTCCTGAGCCATGCCCTGCGTGTCATCAGGAACGGGTACGGCTTTCCTTCCATCTTCAACGCCGACAGCGTGGTGGAGGAGCAGTTGCGCCAGGGCAAGAGCCTGGTGGACGCCCGGGCCGGCGGCTGCAGCGGCTGCGTCGAGGTGGGGGCGTTCGGCAAAGAGGCCTACATCCTGACCGGCTACTTCAACCTGGTGAAGCTCCTGGAACTGGCCCTGCACAACGGCGTCGACCCTCGCACCGGCAGGCAGCTGGGCCCGGCCAGCGGCGATCCCTCCGGTTTTGCCTCCTTCGACGACCTCTACGCCGCCTTCGAGGCGCAGCTGCGGCATTTCATCGAGATCAAGATGGCGGGCAACCAGCTGATCGAACAAATCTACTGCCGCCTCATGCCGGCGCCGTTCCTGTCGGTGCTGATCGACGACTGCATCGCAACCGGCAGGGACTACAACGCCGGCGGGGCGCGCTACAACAACACCTTCATCCAGGGCGTGGGGATCGGCAGCATCACCGACTCACTGTCCGCCATCAAGGCGCTGGTCTACGACTCCGGCCACATTGCGCTGCCGGACCTGGTGGCCGCACTTGACGCCGATTTTGCGGGGCAGGAGCCGCTACGCCAGCGCCTGCTCAACAGGACCAGCAAATACGGCAACGACGACGACTACGCCGACGACCTTATGCGCCGGGTCTTCGAGAGCTTCTTCAGGACCGTCGATGGCCGGCCCAACAGCAAGGGTGGGCAGTACCGGATCGAGATGCTCCCCACCACCTGTCACGTCTACTTCGGCTCGGTCACCGGCGCAACCCCGGACGGGCGCCGGGCCGGCACCCCGCTCTCGGAGGGTATCTCCCCGGTCCAGGGGGCGGATCGCTCCGGGCCGACCGCGGTCATCAAATCGGCCGGCAAGATGGACCACATCAGAACCGGCGGCACCCTGCTCAACATGAAGTTTGCCCCCTCCCTCGTGGAAGGGGAGCAGGGGATCAGCACAATGGCCAGCCTCGTGCGGAGCTATTTCCGCATGGACGGGCACCACGTCCAGTTCAACGTCGTGCGCGCCGACACGCTCCGCGCCGCCCAGGCCGACCCCGATGCCCACCGCGACCTGATCGTGCGCGTGGCGGGCTACAGCGACTACTTCTGCGACCTGTCGCGGGAACTGCAGGACGAGATCATCACGCGTACCGAGCATGATAGTCTCTGA